A window of the Jeotgalibacillus aurantiacus genome harbors these coding sequences:
- a CDS encoding D-alanine--D-alanine ligase, producing MKTKLCLLFGGKSAEHEVSLQTAKAVIKALDLSKFEIDPVFITKDGEWRKGPSLTSPVEDVKQLQFGEEREVSAAEGVLTVQGDAERGYDIVFPLLHGPNGEDGTVQGLLEVLNVPYVGNGVLASSAGMDKVIMKNLFRDAGLPQVEYVSFVRAVWEQNREEAYRKTEDEIGYPCFIKPANLGSSVGISKCTNREELENGFEEAFQFDRKIIVEQGVKAREIELGVIGNEFPEVSVPGEIVAKKDFYDYKAKYVDGDSVMIIPAELPDGMAEELQKMAKTAFQAVDCSGLVRADFFVTEKNEIYINEINTMPGFTPFSMFPLLWENTGVSYPELIEKLVKLGMERYDEKQKLKYSI from the coding sequence ATGAAAACAAAGCTGTGTCTGCTATTCGGAGGGAAATCTGCTGAACATGAAGTATCATTGCAAACGGCCAAAGCGGTGATTAAGGCGCTGGATCTTTCAAAATTTGAAATTGACCCTGTTTTTATCACAAAAGACGGCGAATGGCGCAAGGGACCGTCTCTTACCAGTCCGGTTGAAGATGTGAAGCAGCTTCAATTTGGAGAGGAGCGTGAGGTTTCGGCGGCTGAAGGCGTCTTGACTGTTCAGGGTGATGCGGAACGCGGGTATGATATTGTATTTCCACTTCTGCACGGACCAAATGGAGAGGATGGAACGGTTCAGGGCCTGCTTGAAGTACTAAATGTACCTTACGTCGGCAACGGCGTGCTTGCATCTTCAGCAGGTATGGACAAAGTGATCATGAAAAACTTATTCCGTGATGCAGGGCTGCCCCAGGTTGAATACGTTTCTTTTGTGCGCGCTGTATGGGAACAAAACCGTGAAGAGGCGTATCGAAAAACAGAGGATGAAATCGGCTACCCATGCTTTATCAAACCTGCCAACCTTGGTTCAAGTGTTGGAATCAGCAAATGTACAAATCGCGAAGAGCTGGAGAATGGCTTTGAAGAAGCATTTCAGTTTGACCGCAAAATCATTGTCGAACAGGGTGTGAAGGCACGTGAGATCGAACTGGGTGTCATCGGCAATGAATTCCCTGAAGTGTCCGTACCGGGTGAAATTGTCGCGAAAAAAGATTTCTACGACTATAAGGCGAAATACGTGGATGGTGATTCAGTGATGATCATCCCTGCGGAGCTGCCGGACGGAATGGCAGAAGAGCTTCAAAAAATGGCCAAAACCGCATTCCAGGCAGTCGACTGTTCAGGTCTTGTACGTGCTGATTTCTTTGTAACAGAGAAAAACGAAATTTACATTAATGAGATCAATACAATGCCAGGCTTCACTCCTTTCAGTATGTTCCCGCTCTTAT
- a CDS encoding dicarboxylate/amino acid:cation symporter: protein MKKIGLLPRIIIAIALGVAVGSISPDWIIRTTATFNDLFSGFLSFAIPLIIIAFIAPGIGAMGRGAGKALGLTAGIAYASTVIAGLLAFTSATVLYPILLDSQASQAFENPEEALLSGFFGIEMTPVMGIMTALLLSFVLGIGISALKNSVLQKGLEEFRTIIQKLIEKIIIPLLPFHIFGIFANMTQGGQVSAIINVFLLVFAMIIVLHLLYLVIQYSVAGSLHGKNPFGMLKKMMPAYFTALGTQSSASTIPVTLEHSKKMGVREKTADFCVPLLANIHLSGSTITLVSCAMAVMLIQGETATFSQIFPFILMLGVTMIAAPGVPGGAVVASLGLLESMLGFSGAMTSLMLALYLAQDSLGTATNVTGDGAISSIVDRFTKGRAVKEESVTKAG, encoded by the coding sequence ATGAAAAAAATCGGACTTCTTCCCAGAATCATCATCGCCATTGCACTTGGTGTAGCAGTCGGCAGCATTAGCCCTGACTGGATCATCAGGACAACAGCTACTTTCAATGATCTGTTCAGCGGATTTTTATCCTTCGCCATTCCACTGATTATCATTGCTTTTATCGCACCGGGCATTGGCGCAATGGGTCGCGGGGCAGGAAAAGCGCTTGGACTGACAGCAGGGATCGCTTATGCTTCAACTGTCATAGCAGGTCTTCTTGCATTTACCAGCGCAACTGTTCTATACCCTATTTTGCTGGACTCTCAAGCCTCGCAGGCATTTGAAAATCCAGAAGAAGCTCTACTCAGCGGATTTTTCGGAATTGAAATGACGCCGGTCATGGGCATCATGACTGCTTTATTATTATCATTTGTTTTAGGAATTGGTATTTCTGCACTGAAAAACAGTGTACTTCAAAAAGGACTGGAAGAATTCCGTACGATTATTCAAAAGCTGATTGAGAAGATCATTATTCCGCTTCTGCCGTTTCACATTTTCGGGATTTTTGCGAATATGACGCAAGGCGGTCAGGTATCAGCAATTATTAATGTCTTCCTGCTTGTTTTTGCGATGATTATCGTACTGCACCTTCTGTATCTTGTGATTCAATACAGTGTCGCAGGCTCACTTCACGGTAAAAATCCATTTGGCATGCTGAAGAAAATGATGCCCGCTTACTTTACGGCACTTGGTACACAATCATCTGCATCAACGATTCCTGTAACGCTTGAGCATTCAAAAAAAATGGGTGTTCGTGAAAAAACAGCAGATTTCTGCGTTCCATTACTGGCTAATATTCATTTATCAGGGAGTACGATAACACTCGTCAGCTGCGCCATGGCGGTTATGCTTATTCAGGGTGAGACGGCTACATTCAGTCAGATCTTCCCGTTCATTCTCATGCTTGGCGTGACGATGATCGCAGCTCCAGGCGTACCGGGCGGAGCTGTTGTTGCCTCTCTTGGTCTTCTTGAGTCTATGCTCGGATTCTCTGGCGCTATGACTTCACTGATGCTTGCGCTGTATCTTGCACAGGACAGTCTCGGAACAGCAACAAACGTAACAGGAGACGGTGCCATCAGCTCCATCGTGGACCGTTTTACAAAGGGTCGTGCCGTTAAGGAAGAGAGTGTGACGAAGGCGGGGTAA